A window of the Quadrisphaera sp. DSM 44207 genome harbors these coding sequences:
- a CDS encoding helix-turn-helix transcriptional regulator, which produces MSTTLRAVGPPGGRAVGAAAPEVPLCPVAARFCGAVAAAPASPLAVALVGPDGHGRSSALRALRRAYEAAGVPVAGADALERPPGWAGAAVLVDDAHLLPEPVLEQLLAVARAPSSRLVIAYRPWPSSPALGRLAAALRSRRRPVVLEPLDRAGVERYARQHLGARAGTAVVDLLVEHTGGVPLLVRDVVRGLQDAGGAPGAVPRVPARVLERLRDDLAQVSPALRRLLLVLAAGHPLDERTLPDALERDGDAVRELVDEARARGHLLPDGALVPLVRAALLENTPAERLLALRHHLLDVAARRGQGLVEPSRALARSGVRDHRVAEALAEAGTRALPEDPQLAAALLAEAVGAGAPPAATAARRAEAAALTGDLDTALALTEELLGLEDPPDLQRGVRVAAACLAQRGMLARSAELYRWLGPSRIAAAGPLAAVAMVGTGDREGAEEVLAAARAAADPARPPTLAATAAALMAQGVHESLEPASTTLPTLISAAAVLPAGGRATLLPDTPAALAALVAMHTGELGVAESVLRRALEAGTGGRCAEPRHRLLLAWVAMLDGRYEQARAEVAAAVPPGARAEPRDEVFLRALQVGLARRTSDASALVRAWSQTRHRLPFLPVDLYALLPLGELSVAAARLREQALVEPYLARARALLERLGEPLLWAAPLHWCGAQAAVLSERPDQLRPHAAALARAAGRSPCAGALARAAQAWAGVLAGSFDAEAVADAARGLRSAGLAWDGSRLAGQAAARTADRRDTAVLLQCARTLHPGAPDASPPAPAPAPAAPPSRAGVLSPREQEVAALVLSGNTYREVGAQLYLSPKTVEHHVARIRQRLGATGRSDLMARLRALLEQPPPS; this is translated from the coding sequence GTGAGCACGACCCTGCGCGCGGTGGGCCCGCCCGGCGGGAGGGCGGTCGGCGCCGCGGCCCCGGAGGTGCCCCTGTGCCCGGTGGCCGCCCGCTTCTGCGGGGCGGTCGCCGCCGCCCCGGCCTCCCCGCTCGCCGTCGCCCTGGTCGGGCCGGACGGGCACGGCAGGTCCAGCGCGCTGCGCGCCCTGCGGCGGGCGTACGAGGCGGCCGGCGTGCCCGTCGCGGGCGCGGACGCCCTCGAGCGCCCGCCGGGGTGGGCCGGGGCGGCGGTGCTCGTCGACGACGCCCACCTGCTGCCCGAGCCGGTGCTCGAGCAGCTGCTGGCGGTCGCCCGGGCCCCCTCCAGCCGCCTGGTCATCGCCTACCGCCCGTGGCCGTCGTCCCCGGCGCTCGGCCGCCTCGCGGCGGCGCTGCGCTCGCGGCGGCGGCCGGTGGTCCTCGAGCCGCTCGACCGCGCCGGCGTGGAGCGCTACGCCCGCCAGCACCTCGGCGCCCGGGCCGGCACGGCCGTCGTGGACCTGCTCGTCGAGCACACCGGCGGCGTCCCCCTGCTCGTGCGCGACGTCGTGCGCGGCCTGCAGGACGCCGGCGGCGCGCCCGGCGCGGTCCCGCGCGTGCCGGCGCGCGTGCTGGAGCGGCTGCGCGACGACCTCGCGCAGGTCTCCCCCGCGCTGCGGCGGCTCCTGCTGGTGCTCGCGGCCGGGCACCCGCTCGACGAGCGCACCCTGCCCGACGCGCTCGAGCGGGACGGCGACGCGGTGCGCGAGCTGGTGGACGAGGCGCGGGCGCGCGGCCACCTGCTGCCCGACGGCGCGCTCGTGCCGCTGGTGCGCGCGGCGCTGCTGGAGAACACCCCGGCCGAGCGCCTCCTCGCGCTGCGCCACCACCTGCTCGACGTCGCCGCGCGGCGCGGCCAGGGGCTCGTCGAGCCCTCCCGCGCCCTCGCCCGCTCCGGCGTCCGGGACCACCGCGTCGCCGAGGCCCTCGCCGAGGCCGGCACCCGGGCGCTGCCGGAGGACCCGCAGCTGGCCGCGGCGCTGCTCGCGGAGGCGGTCGGCGCCGGCGCGCCGCCCGCGGCGACGGCGGCCCGGCGCGCCGAGGCCGCCGCCCTGACGGGCGACCTGGACACGGCGCTGGCGCTCACCGAGGAGCTGCTGGGCCTGGAGGACCCGCCGGACCTGCAGCGCGGCGTCCGGGTGGCCGCGGCGTGCCTGGCCCAGCGCGGCATGCTCGCCCGCAGCGCGGAGCTGTACCGCTGGCTCGGCCCGTCGAGGATCGCCGCGGCCGGACCGCTGGCGGCCGTGGCGATGGTCGGCACCGGGGACCGCGAGGGCGCCGAGGAGGTGCTCGCCGCGGCGCGGGCCGCGGCCGACCCGGCGCGCCCGCCCACCCTGGCCGCGACGGCGGCGGCGCTCATGGCCCAGGGGGTGCACGAGTCGCTGGAGCCGGCGTCCACGACGCTGCCGACGCTGATCTCCGCCGCGGCGGTGCTGCCGGCCGGCGGTCGCGCGACCCTGCTCCCGGACACCCCCGCCGCGCTGGCCGCCCTCGTGGCCATGCACACCGGCGAGCTGGGCGTGGCGGAGTCGGTGCTGCGGCGGGCGCTGGAGGCCGGGACCGGCGGCCGGTGCGCCGAGCCGCGCCACCGGCTGCTGCTGGCGTGGGTGGCGATGCTCGACGGCCGCTACGAGCAGGCCCGCGCGGAGGTCGCCGCCGCCGTGCCGCCGGGCGCGCGCGCCGAGCCGCGCGACGAGGTCTTCCTGCGGGCCCTGCAGGTGGGCCTGGCGCGGCGCACCAGCGACGCGTCCGCGCTCGTGCGCGCGTGGTCGCAGACGAGGCACCGGCTGCCGTTCCTGCCGGTGGACCTCTACGCCCTGCTGCCGCTGGGCGAGCTGTCCGTGGCCGCCGCGCGCCTGCGCGAGCAGGCGCTGGTCGAGCCCTACCTGGCGCGGGCGCGCGCCCTGCTGGAGCGCCTGGGCGAGCCGCTCCTGTGGGCGGCGCCCCTGCACTGGTGCGGCGCGCAGGCCGCGGTCCTGTCCGAGCGCCCCGACCAGCTGCGGCCGCACGCCGCCGCGCTCGCGCGGGCCGCCGGGCGCAGCCCCTGCGCCGGCGCCCTGGCGCGCGCCGCGCAGGCCTGGGCGGGCGTGCTCGCCGGGTCCTTCGACGCCGAGGCCGTCGCGGACGCCGCGCGCGGGCTGCGCTCGGCGGGGCTGGCGTGGGACGGTTCCCGCCTCGCGGGCCAGGCCGCCGCCCGCACCGCCGACCGCCGCGACACGGCCGTGCTGCTCCAGTGCGCCCGCACGCTGCACCCGGGAGCGCCCGACGCCTCGCCGCCCGCGCCCGCTCCGGCGCCGGCCGCGCCCCCCTCCCGCGCGGGAGTGCTCAGCCCGCGCGAGCAGGAGGTCGCCGCGCTGGTGCTCAGCGGCAACACCTACCGCGAGGTGGGAGCGCAGCTGTACCTGTCGCCGAAGACGGTCGAGCACCACGTGGCCCGCATCCGCCAGCGCCTCGGGGCCACCGGGCGCTCGGACCTCATGGCCCGCCTGCGCGCCCTCCTCGAGCAGCCGCCGCCCTCCTGA
- the mshA gene encoding D-inositol-3-phosphate glycosyltransferase: protein MSALWQPRRVAVISLHTSPLDQPGTGDAGGMNVYVVELARQLAARGTEVEVFTRATSSALEPVVPVADGVLVRHVPAGPFEGLAKADLPGQMCAFAAGVMRTEARHEPGWYDLVHSHYWLSGQVGYLAAERWGVPLVHSAHTLAKVKNAHLAAGDAPEPAGRVIGEEQVVAAADRLVANTADEARDLVGRYGADPGRVDVVPPGVDLALFAPGRGGPAAARARIGVPAHAALLLFAGRVQPLKGPDVLVRAAARMLREDPSLRGRLLVAVVGGPSGSGLERPHELQALARSLGLLDVPGVPDAVRFEPPAPRPVLADWYRAADLVAVPSHNESFGLVALEAQACGTPVVAARVGGLPTAVDERTSGVLVDGHDPHRWARALAQLLADPARRARLGAGARRHAERFGWAATADGVLASYAAALRAARGERLPAAG, encoded by the coding sequence GTGAGCGCCCTCTGGCAGCCGCGCCGCGTGGCCGTGATCAGCCTCCACACCTCCCCGCTCGACCAGCCCGGCACCGGGGACGCCGGCGGCATGAACGTCTACGTCGTCGAGCTGGCGCGCCAGCTGGCCGCCCGCGGCACCGAGGTCGAGGTCTTCACCCGCGCCACCTCCTCCGCGCTGGAGCCGGTCGTCCCCGTCGCGGACGGCGTCCTCGTGCGCCACGTGCCGGCGGGGCCGTTCGAGGGCCTCGCCAAGGCGGACCTGCCCGGCCAGATGTGCGCCTTCGCGGCCGGGGTGATGCGCACCGAGGCGCGCCACGAGCCGGGCTGGTACGACCTCGTCCACTCCCACTACTGGCTCTCCGGGCAGGTGGGGTACCTGGCCGCCGAGCGGTGGGGCGTGCCGCTGGTGCACTCGGCGCACACGCTCGCGAAGGTCAAGAACGCCCACCTGGCCGCCGGCGACGCCCCCGAGCCGGCCGGGCGCGTGATCGGGGAGGAGCAGGTGGTGGCCGCGGCCGACCGCCTGGTGGCGAACACCGCCGACGAGGCCCGCGACCTCGTCGGGCGCTACGGCGCCGACCCGGGCCGCGTCGACGTCGTCCCGCCCGGCGTCGACCTGGCGCTGTTCGCCCCGGGGCGGGGCGGGCCGGCCGCCGCCCGCGCCCGGATCGGCGTGCCCGCGCACGCCGCGCTGCTGCTCTTCGCCGGTCGCGTGCAGCCGCTGAAGGGCCCGGACGTGCTCGTGCGCGCGGCCGCGCGGATGCTGCGGGAGGACCCGTCGCTGCGGGGCCGGCTGCTCGTGGCCGTGGTCGGCGGGCCCTCGGGCAGCGGGCTGGAGCGCCCGCACGAGCTGCAGGCCCTCGCCCGCTCCCTGGGCCTGCTCGACGTGCCGGGGGTGCCCGACGCCGTCCGCTTCGAGCCGCCGGCGCCGCGCCCCGTGCTCGCCGACTGGTACCGCGCCGCCGACCTCGTCGCCGTGCCGTCCCACAACGAGTCGTTCGGGCTGGTCGCGCTCGAGGCGCAGGCCTGCGGCACGCCCGTCGTCGCCGCGCGCGTGGGCGGCCTGCCCACGGCCGTGGACGAGCGGACCTCCGGCGTGCTCGTCGACGGCCACGACCCGCACCGCTGGGCGCGCGCGCTGGCGCAGCTGCTGGCCGACCCCGCCCGGCGCGCGCGGCTGGGCGCCGGGGCCCGCCGCCACGCCGAGCGCTTCGGCTGGGCCGCGACGGCGGACGGCGTCCTGGCCTCCTACGCCGCGGCCCTGCGGGCCGCGCGCGGCGAGCGCCTGCCCGCCGCGGGCTGA
- a CDS encoding class I SAM-dependent methyltransferase yields the protein MARPGHRPLGSPTRGTTGANRLRRIDRWLVGAQARRLRAAPDPLVVDLGYGAAGTTVVELADRLRAVRPDAEVLGVEIDPQRVAAALPLARPGLRFARGGFELGGPAVLRGRRPVLVRAANVLRQYPEAAVAPAWAEVVSHLAPGGLLVDATCDEVGRRAAWLAVEAGEDGRPRPLSLTLCVRLAGLERPGAVAERLPKALIHRNTPGEPVHAWLSALDAAWARSAPLAAFGARQRWSAACRAVRDQGWPVLGGPARWRLGEVTVAAAAVGLLP from the coding sequence GTGGCGCGTCCCGGGCACCGGCCCCTCGGCTCCCCCACCCGGGGCACCACCGGCGCCAACCGGCTGCGCCGGATCGACCGGTGGCTGGTGGGGGCGCAGGCGCGGCGGCTGCGCGCGGCGCCCGACCCGCTCGTGGTCGACCTCGGCTACGGCGCGGCGGGCACCACGGTGGTCGAGCTGGCCGACCGGCTGCGCGCCGTCCGCCCCGACGCGGAGGTCCTCGGCGTGGAGATCGACCCGCAGCGCGTCGCGGCCGCCCTGCCGCTGGCCCGCCCGGGGCTGCGCTTCGCCCGCGGCGGCTTCGAGCTGGGCGGGCCGGCGGTCCTGCGCGGGCGCCGTCCGGTGCTCGTGCGGGCGGCCAACGTGCTGCGCCAGTACCCCGAGGCGGCGGTGGCGCCGGCGTGGGCGGAGGTGGTCTCGCACCTGGCGCCGGGCGGGCTGCTCGTGGACGCCACGTGCGACGAGGTCGGCCGCCGGGCCGCGTGGCTCGCGGTGGAGGCGGGCGAGGACGGGCGCCCCCGGCCGCTGTCCCTGACGCTCTGCGTGCGCCTGGCGGGGCTGGAGCGGCCCGGCGCGGTCGCGGAGCGGCTGCCGAAGGCCCTGATCCACCGCAACACCCCCGGCGAGCCGGTGCACGCGTGGCTGTCGGCGCTGGACGCCGCGTGGGCGCGCAGCGCTCCCCTGGCCGCCTTCGGCGCGCGCCAGCGCTGGAGCGCGGCGTGCCGGGCGGTGCGCGACCAGGGCTGGCCCGTGCTCGGCGGCCCCGCGCGCTGGCGCCTGGGCGAGGTCACCGTGGCCGCGGCCGCGGTGGGCCTCCTCCCGTGA
- a CDS encoding DUF2516 family protein translates to MGIIGAGQTGIFWLLSIAAFAFELWALVEASRFGARSYTAAGKQTKNLWVGVLAVATALGFLALPIANFLSVLSFLSILSVAAAGIFMAGVRPALRAVQGRGGSSGGPYGGW, encoded by the coding sequence GTGGGCATCATCGGCGCCGGGCAGACCGGGATCTTCTGGCTGCTCAGCATCGCCGCCTTCGCGTTCGAGCTGTGGGCGCTGGTGGAGGCCTCGCGCTTCGGGGCCCGCTCCTACACCGCCGCGGGCAAGCAGACCAAGAACCTGTGGGTCGGCGTGCTCGCCGTCGCCACGGCGCTGGGCTTCCTCGCGCTGCCGATCGCGAACTTCCTCAGCGTGCTGAGCTTCCTCAGCATCCTCTCCGTGGCCGCCGCGGGGATCTTCATGGCCGGCGTGCGCCCCGCGCTGCGCGCCGTGCAGGGCCGGGGCGGCTCCAGCGGCGGCCCGTACGGCGGCTGGTGA
- the dtd gene encoding D-aminoacyl-tRNA deacylase, whose translation MRAVVQRASRASVAVDGAVVGALDAPGLAVLVGAAVGDGPDDVAQVVRKVAELRILRGEVSAVDAGAPVLVVSQFTLLADTRRGRRPSWSGAARAEEAEPLVDAVVAGLRARGLRVATGVFGADMALEVVNDGPVTVLLDTARGQHQRRDRPPGHGPRTAPAP comes from the coding sequence GTGAGGGCCGTCGTCCAGCGGGCCAGCCGCGCCAGCGTCGCCGTCGACGGCGCGGTGGTGGGCGCGCTCGACGCCCCCGGCCTCGCCGTCCTCGTCGGCGCCGCCGTCGGCGACGGCCCGGACGACGTCGCGCAGGTGGTCCGCAAGGTCGCCGAGCTGCGGATCCTGCGCGGGGAGGTCTCCGCGGTCGACGCGGGAGCGCCCGTGCTCGTGGTCAGCCAGTTCACGCTGCTCGCCGACACGCGCAGGGGGCGGCGGCCCAGCTGGTCCGGCGCCGCGCGGGCGGAGGAGGCCGAGCCGCTCGTCGACGCGGTCGTGGCGGGCCTGCGCGCCCGCGGCCTGCGGGTGGCCACCGGGGTCTTCGGCGCCGACATGGCCCTCGAGGTCGTCAACGACGGCCCGGTGACCGTCCTCCTGGACACGGCCCGCGGACAGCACCAGCGCCGTGACCGTCCTCCTGGACACGGCCCGCGGACAGCACCAGCGCCGTGA
- a CDS encoding asparaginase: MRFPAPRVPDLRLAATAQPLAALVRGPLVESVHLGHLVVTGPGGEVLASRGDPSALLWPRSALKPLQAVALVQAGLDLSGDLDLLALAAASHSGEPAHLEGVRRLLARAGLDEAALRNTPDLPLDPDVAAAWRAQGRGPSSLAQNCSGKHAAMLAASAAADWDPASYLDLGHPVQRQVRATVAELTGERERATTVDGCGTPLLATSLTGLARAYGRIATAPAGTAPGQVAAAVRAHPHLLGGTGRDVTALVAGVPGLVAKDGAEGVCAAALDDGRAVALKVLDGSARARPVVLAAVLRRLGVAAPALDEVGDVRVLGHGRPVGALTAVLPPDLLA, translated from the coding sequence ATGAGGTTCCCCGCGCCGCGCGTGCCCGATCTGCGCCTGGCGGCCACCGCGCAGCCGCTGGCGGCGCTCGTGCGCGGGCCCCTGGTGGAGTCCGTGCACCTGGGCCACCTGGTCGTCACCGGGCCCGGCGGCGAGGTGCTGGCCTCCCGCGGGGACCCGTCCGCGCTGCTGTGGCCCCGCTCCGCGCTCAAGCCGCTGCAGGCCGTGGCCCTGGTGCAGGCGGGGCTCGACCTCTCCGGCGACCTCGACCTGCTCGCGCTCGCGGCGGCCAGCCACAGCGGCGAGCCGGCGCACCTGGAGGGCGTGCGCCGCCTGCTCGCCCGGGCCGGGCTGGACGAGGCGGCGCTGCGCAACACCCCGGACCTGCCGCTGGACCCTGACGTCGCCGCCGCCTGGCGAGCGCAGGGCAGGGGCCCGTCGTCCCTGGCCCAGAACTGCTCGGGCAAGCACGCCGCGATGCTGGCCGCCAGCGCCGCCGCCGACTGGGACCCGGCCAGCTACCTCGACCTCGGCCACCCCGTGCAGCGGCAGGTGCGTGCGACGGTCGCCGAGCTGACCGGCGAGCGCGAGCGGGCCACGACGGTCGACGGCTGCGGGACGCCGCTGCTGGCGACGTCCCTGACGGGGCTCGCGCGCGCCTACGGGCGCATCGCCACCGCGCCGGCGGGGACGGCGCCCGGCCAGGTCGCCGCGGCCGTGCGCGCCCACCCGCACCTGCTCGGCGGCACCGGGCGCGACGTCACCGCGCTCGTGGCCGGCGTCCCCGGCCTGGTCGCCAAGGACGGCGCGGAGGGCGTCTGCGCCGCCGCGCTGGACGACGGGCGCGCGGTCGCGCTGAAGGTGCTCGACGGGTCCGCGCGCGCCCGCCCGGTCGTGCTGGCCGCCGTGCTGCGCCGCCTCGGCGTCGCGGCCCCCGCGCTCGACGAGGTCGGCGACGTCCGCGTGCTCGGCCACGGCCGGCCGGTCGGCGCCCTGACCGCCGTCCTGCCCCCGGACCTGCTCGCGTGA
- a CDS encoding bifunctional diguanylate cyclase/phosphodiesterase translates to MTGAAGDEQPGAGACEHARAMRSGLDGFWCVDADDRVQHLDTRALRQVGRPAEQVLGRDLWELLPAARNPLARLLAQVRTTGEAARAERDLHLCGRAFEVHAVPSDGLVGLWWRDVDDRVREAAERERALLVERQARRAAEDARAELARQASSDALTGLANRTELDRRLRAHLTRDGRAATVLFLDLDRFKPINDSLGHAAGDELLSRIAERLRLLVRGTDVVARIGGDEFVVALLDEDVTSAAAAAEDVARRILDAVREPVRVDGHRLAVTASVGIAVGAAPGDADALLRDADVALYRTKDAGRDGVTWFDAVLRQQVQDRHQLESDLRGAVRAGQLALAYQAEVDLRSGEVVGVEALLRWHHPTRGPVDPGQSVDLAEQTGLIVPVGAWVLDTALADAARWAHLEPFTTWVNVSARQLARRGFADSLLSRLAAADLPPWRVGVEVAESALAEPGRVGAELAQLSGSGVRIGIDDFGTGYSSLAHLSRFPVDVLKVDAAFTARAATARGAALLEGITTLGHAIDAQVIGEGVETPEQLRRLRDAGCDAAMGFLLARPVPAAQVPTAPLRPGLLR, encoded by the coding sequence ATGACGGGTGCGGCGGGGGACGAGCAGCCGGGCGCGGGGGCGTGCGAGCACGCGCGGGCGATGCGCTCCGGCCTCGACGGCTTCTGGTGCGTGGACGCGGACGACCGCGTGCAGCACCTCGACACCCGGGCCCTGCGGCAGGTCGGGCGCCCGGCGGAGCAGGTCCTCGGGCGCGACCTGTGGGAGCTGCTCCCCGCCGCCCGCAACCCGCTGGCGCGCCTGCTCGCGCAGGTGCGCACGACCGGCGAGGCCGCCCGCGCCGAGCGCGACCTGCACCTGTGCGGGCGCGCGTTCGAGGTCCACGCGGTGCCGTCCGACGGGCTGGTCGGGCTGTGGTGGCGCGACGTGGACGACCGGGTGCGCGAGGCCGCCGAGCGCGAGCGCGCCCTGCTCGTCGAGCGCCAGGCCCGCCGGGCCGCCGAGGACGCGCGGGCGGAGCTGGCGCGCCAGGCGTCGTCCGACGCGCTGACCGGGCTGGCCAACCGCACGGAGCTCGACCGCCGGCTGCGCGCCCACCTGACCCGCGACGGCCGCGCGGCGACGGTGCTGTTCCTCGACCTGGACCGCTTCAAGCCGATCAACGACAGCCTCGGGCACGCGGCCGGGGACGAGCTGCTGAGCCGGATCGCGGAGCGGCTGCGGCTGCTGGTGCGGGGCACCGACGTGGTGGCGCGCATCGGCGGCGACGAGTTCGTCGTCGCGCTCCTCGACGAGGACGTCACCAGCGCCGCCGCCGCGGCGGAGGACGTCGCCCGGCGCATCCTCGACGCCGTCCGCGAGCCGGTGCGGGTCGACGGCCACCGCCTGGCCGTCACCGCCAGCGTCGGCATCGCCGTCGGCGCGGCGCCGGGGGACGCCGACGCGCTCCTGCGCGACGCCGACGTCGCCCTGTACCGCACGAAGGACGCGGGCCGGGACGGCGTGACGTGGTTCGACGCCGTCCTGCGCCAGCAGGTGCAGGACCGGCACCAGCTCGAGTCCGACCTGCGCGGGGCGGTCAGGGCGGGCCAGCTCGCCCTGGCGTACCAGGCCGAGGTCGACCTGCGCAGCGGCGAGGTCGTCGGCGTCGAGGCGCTGCTGCGCTGGCACCACCCCACCCGCGGGCCGGTGGACCCCGGGCAGTCGGTGGACCTCGCCGAGCAGACCGGCCTGATCGTGCCCGTGGGGGCGTGGGTGCTCGACACCGCCCTGGCCGACGCCGCCCGGTGGGCGCACCTGGAGCCGTTCACGACCTGGGTGAACGTCTCGGCCCGCCAGCTCGCGCGCCGCGGCTTCGCCGACTCCCTGCTCTCCCGGCTGGCGGCGGCGGACCTGCCGCCGTGGCGCGTCGGCGTGGAGGTGGCGGAGTCCGCGCTGGCCGAGCCGGGACGGGTCGGCGCCGAGCTGGCGCAGCTGTCCGGCAGCGGGGTGCGGATCGGGATCGACGACTTCGGCACGGGCTACAGCTCCCTGGCCCACCTCTCGCGCTTCCCGGTGGACGTGCTCAAGGTCGACGCGGCCTTCACCGCCCGCGCCGCCACCGCGCGCGGCGCGGCCCTGCTCGAGGGGATCACCACCCTCGGGCACGCCATCGACGCCCAGGTGATCGGCGAGGGGGTGGAGACGCCCGAGCAGCTGCGGCGCCTGCGGGACGCCGGCTGCGACGCCGCGATGGGCTTCCTGCTCGCCCGCCCGGTGCCGGCGGCGCAGGTGCCCACGGCGCCCCTGCGCCCGGGCCTGCTCCGCTGA
- a CDS encoding aerial mycelium formation protein — MTVEYRPGGRRRIDQVLSPDFLAGVGDLDDSSLRRRRDLAQQEETDLSYTRRLLQGRLDLLEAERAHRTGERPAPGRGQARSDEELAEALARILADDTRSTRGSGRFLSAQPSRVGEHRREAELAVADVRLSAPAQLDDADLADAVTHLRELERRVSGLRRRVQDVEAALTLELTRRFEVARD; from the coding sequence ATGACGGTGGAGTACCGGCCCGGGGGACGTCGGCGGATCGACCAGGTGCTCTCACCGGACTTCCTGGCCGGCGTGGGCGACCTCGACGACTCCTCGCTGCGGCGGCGGCGCGACCTCGCGCAGCAGGAGGAGACGGACCTGTCCTACACCCGCCGGCTGCTGCAGGGGCGCCTGGACCTGCTGGAGGCCGAGCGCGCGCACCGCACCGGCGAGCGCCCCGCGCCCGGGCGCGGCCAGGCCCGCAGCGACGAGGAGCTCGCCGAGGCCCTCGCGCGGATCCTCGCCGACGACACCCGCTCCACGCGCGGCAGCGGCCGCTTCCTCTCGGCGCAGCCCAGCCGCGTGGGCGAGCACCGCCGCGAGGCGGAGCTGGCCGTCGCGGACGTGCGCCTGAGCGCTCCGGCCCAGCTCGACGACGCCGACCTCGCCGACGCGGTCACCCACCTGCGCGAGCTCGAGCGGAGGGTCTCCGGCCTGCGCCGCCGCGTCCAGGACGTCGAGGCGGCGCTGACCCTGGAGCTGACCCGCCGCTTCGAGGTCGCCCGGGACTGA
- a CDS encoding glycosyltransferase family 9 protein: MSAPGALGDPVLADPVLADPVLADPVLADPVLADPVLADHVLADPVLADPVLADHVLADPVLADPAVRSVALLRLRTGMGDLLCTVPALRALRRARPDVRTTLVTWAEMRPVVERMGAYVDELLDFPGRAGIPERPPRPERWDAWVADARARRFDLALQVYGANPVANAVTAAVGARRTGGFFATTALGSPELPGLVDLSTHVPYPAHLHEVDRHLHLFAALGVPGAGRHLELSVGPRDEAEAGAVRAGAALAPGRYVALHAGATCSSRRWPPARFAEVAAGLVAAGWRVALTGVPAEQPVVDAVLAALPPALATASGPGVVDVCGRTGLGGFAALLRGAALLLSNDTGAAHVASALAVPSVVVFLSGDPRRWAAPDASRHRVARHQVECSPCPHLDCPIDFRCATRLAPSAVLGECLELLGSESSDGLRARRPRG; encoded by the coding sequence GTGAGCGCGCCCGGCGCGCTGGGCGACCCCGTGCTGGCCGACCCCGTGCTGGCCGACCCCGTGCTGGCCGACCCCGTGCTGGCCGACCCCGTGCTGGCCGACCCCGTGCTGGCCGACCACGTGCTGGCCGACCCCGTGCTGGCCGACCCCGTGCTGGCCGACCACGTGCTGGCCGACCCCGTGCTGGCCGACCCCGCGGTCCGCTCCGTGGCGCTGCTGCGCCTGCGCACCGGCATGGGCGACCTGCTGTGCACCGTGCCGGCGCTGCGGGCGCTGCGGCGCGCGCGGCCGGACGTGCGGACCACCCTCGTCACGTGGGCCGAGATGCGCCCCGTCGTCGAGCGCATGGGCGCCTACGTCGACGAGCTGCTCGACTTCCCCGGGCGCGCGGGCATCCCCGAGCGCCCGCCCCGGCCCGAGCGCTGGGACGCCTGGGTCGCCGACGCCCGGGCGCGCCGCTTCGACCTCGCCCTGCAGGTCTACGGCGCCAACCCGGTGGCCAACGCCGTCACCGCGGCCGTGGGCGCGCGCCGCACGGGCGGCTTCTTCGCCACCACGGCCCTCGGCTCGCCGGAGCTGCCCGGCCTGGTCGACCTGAGCACCCACGTGCCCTACCCGGCCCACCTGCACGAGGTCGACCGGCACCTGCACCTGTTCGCCGCCCTCGGCGTGCCGGGCGCCGGGCGCCACCTGGAGCTGTCGGTCGGCCCCCGCGACGAGGCTGAGGCCGGCGCCGTGCGCGCCGGGGCGGCCCTCGCGCCGGGCCGCTACGTCGCGCTGCACGCCGGCGCCACGTGCTCCAGCCGCCGCTGGCCGCCCGCCCGCTTCGCCGAGGTCGCCGCGGGCCTCGTCGCCGCCGGGTGGCGGGTGGCGCTGACGGGCGTGCCCGCCGAGCAGCCCGTCGTCGACGCCGTCCTCGCCGCCCTGCCCCCGGCGCTGGCGACGGCGTCGGGCCCCGGCGTGGTCGACGTGTGCGGGCGCACCGGCCTGGGCGGCTTCGCCGCGCTGCTGCGGGGCGCGGCGCTGCTGCTCAGCAACGACACCGGCGCCGCGCACGTCGCCTCCGCGCTCGCCGTGCCGAGCGTCGTGGTCTTCCTCTCCGGGGACCCGCGGCGCTGGGCCGCCCCGGACGCCTCGCGCCACCGCGTCGCCCGCCACCAGGTCGAGTGCAGCCCCTGCCCGCACCTGGACTGCCCGATCGACTTCCGCTGCGCCACCCGCCTGGCGCCGTCCGCCGTGCTGGGCGAGTGCCTGGAGCTGCTCGGCAGCGAGTCCTCCGATGGCCTGCGGGCGCGCCGTCCCCGCGGGTAG